One genomic segment of Gemmatimonadota bacterium includes these proteins:
- a CDS encoding helix-turn-helix transcriptional regulator yields the protein MSIRNQIRILRFRQGEMTQQQLADRVGVTRQTVNAIERGKYSPSLEVAFRIAHVFGEPLEEVFQFVDATGCRG from the coding sequence ATGAGCATCCGCAACCAGATCCGGATCCTGCGGTTCCGCCAAGGCGAGATGACGCAGCAGCAACTCGCCGACCGGGTCGGTGTCACCCGGCAGACGGTCAATGCGATCGAGCGAGGCAAATACTCGCCGTCGCTTGAAGTTGCGTTCCGGATAGCCCACGTATTCGGGGAGCCGCTCGAAGAAGTGTTTCAGTTCGTCGACGCTACCGGGTGTCGGGGATAG
- a CDS encoding inositol monophosphatase, which translates to MNIPHTQVEALLREAANQIVMPLWRNLGREDVSEKSAGDLTTSADTRCEAFLASHLPRLIEGALVLGEESVYDDPDLLDMLQTDAPVWVIDPLDGTRYFAAGEPKFAIMVCLIQAGTTLGAWILNPLDGVLTSAERGGGAFQGGGAVQDGGRLDADSTRLVVDPLPLPLDRARGVAMTWYLPDALKPTAEAAKDSFQFIERTRCAGYNYPSFAKNELQFLFFYRTLVWDHAPGVLIAQEAGGFVRRLDGTEYSPVDDRKGLLCANNQETWKSVQRTLVPSVSVVG; encoded by the coding sequence ATGAACATCCCCCACACCCAGGTCGAGGCCCTCCTTCGCGAGGCGGCCAATCAGATCGTCATGCCGCTTTGGAGAAACCTGGGTCGGGAGGACGTTTCCGAGAAGAGTGCTGGCGATTTGACAACGTCGGCCGATACCCGGTGCGAGGCCTTCCTGGCATCTCACCTACCCCGGTTGATCGAAGGTGCGCTGGTCCTGGGCGAGGAAAGCGTTTATGACGATCCCGACCTGTTGGACATGTTGCAAACGGACGCGCCTGTCTGGGTCATCGATCCCCTGGATGGCACGCGGTACTTCGCGGCAGGTGAGCCGAAGTTCGCCATCATGGTCTGCCTTATTCAGGCGGGCACGACGTTAGGAGCGTGGATTCTCAACCCTTTAGATGGCGTCCTGACGAGTGCAGAAAGGGGAGGTGGCGCATTCCAGGGAGGTGGTGCCGTTCAGGATGGTGGGCGCCTGGACGCCGATTCCACGCGCCTGGTCGTCGACCCATTGCCCCTGCCCCTGGATCGTGCCCGTGGCGTGGCCATGACGTGGTATCTCCCGGATGCGCTCAAACCCACCGCCGAAGCGGCGAAGGATAGCTTCCAATTCATAGAACGCACCCGGTGCGCCGGCTATAACTATCCTTCTTTCGCAAAGAACGAATTGCAGTTCCTGTTCTTCTATCGCACCCTGGTCTGGGATCACGCGCCGGGCGTCCTGATCGCGCAGGAGGCGGGCGGCTTCGTTCGAAGACTGGACGGCACCGAGTACTCCCCTGTGGATGATCGCAAGGGGCTGCTGTGTGCCAACAACCAGGAAACGTGGAAATCGGTACAGCGGACGCTGGTGCCGTCAGTATCGGTAGTCGGTTAG
- a CDS encoding class I SAM-dependent methyltransferase, with protein sequence MVSSIPTERKWGPGKAFSNLFFNRKRRANDTATGDAKPVPTTEPVLNRSPPRLPQYQDAYAARFKHRSMAEAYEGRPPYPDETFRILLGLPGVTGGSVLDVGCGTGRIARSLVDHVAGVDAVDFSREMIRVGRSLDKGSHPKLNWILGRVEEVELKPGYSLVTAGASIHWMDWSVVFRKFHELLTPDGNVAIIEGDRPFNAPWSDAERELIRQYSTNRHYQQIDLIKVLVDRNHLLLAGDRRTVPVGFSQTVDDYVASFHSRESMSREHMGDSKVRDFDAELSRILADFSDDEGIIHFQLQTRVAWGRPLA encoded by the coding sequence ATGGTCTCGAGCATCCCGACCGAGAGAAAATGGGGACCTGGCAAAGCGTTTTCGAATTTGTTTTTCAATAGGAAAAGGCGCGCGAACGACACCGCGACGGGAGACGCAAAACCTGTACCCACCACGGAGCCAGTATTGAACCGCAGTCCGCCCAGACTGCCTCAATACCAGGACGCATACGCCGCCCGCTTCAAGCATCGAAGCATGGCGGAAGCATATGAGGGCAGGCCTCCTTATCCGGATGAAACCTTCAGGATACTGTTGGGGTTGCCCGGAGTGACGGGAGGAAGCGTCCTTGACGTTGGGTGCGGTACGGGAAGGATAGCAAGATCGCTCGTTGACCACGTGGCGGGCGTGGACGCGGTCGACTTCTCGCGCGAGATGATCCGCGTGGGCAGATCCCTGGATAAGGGCAGCCATCCGAAACTCAACTGGATTCTGGGTCGAGTCGAAGAGGTTGAGCTAAAACCGGGCTACTCGCTGGTAACCGCCGGAGCGAGCATCCATTGGATGGACTGGAGCGTGGTGTTCCGGAAGTTTCATGAGTTGCTGACACCGGACGGGAACGTTGCGATCATTGAGGGAGACCGCCCCTTCAATGCGCCCTGGAGCGACGCGGAGCGCGAACTCATACGACAGTATTCCACCAATCGTCATTATCAACAGATCGACTTGATTAAGGTGCTTGTGGATCGAAACCATCTGCTCCTGGCCGGAGACAGAAGGACGGTCCCGGTTGGCTTCTCCCAGACTGTAGACGACTACGTCGCGTCCTTTCATTCGAGAGAGAGCATGTCCAGGGAACACATGGGCGACAGTAAAGTCAGGGACTTCGACGCCGAACTGTCCCGGATCCTCGCAGACTTTTCCGATGACGAAGGGATTATCCACTTCCAGCTGCAGACCAGGGTTGCCTGGGGAAGGCCGCTGGCATAG
- a CDS encoding aminoglycoside 3'-phosphotransferase — MRSHPSASDRLPEPVQSRLRGYSSDGRNLRTESCSDVFLYTHPLKSGLILKTRDIRLRPQELDLLAETVALTWLQDKLPVPEYRCFHVEGDTQYLLMTQLEGVSGIHPEATGDPARLVEEFARGLRDVHALDIGSCPMDWRMSRFFQWAEELIESGALDDQLKEGEHRTILLDKLSDIKEAVPEEEDLVFTHGDYCLPNVLFKDGELTGFIDLGFAGVGDRYLDFVSASWTIQRNLGEEWISPFFHAYGLEHPDREKMGTWQSVFEFVFQ; from the coding sequence ATGCGTTCCCATCCGTCCGCTTCTGATCGCCTTCCCGAACCCGTCCAGTCCCGCCTGAGGGGCTATTCTTCCGACGGCCGAAACCTCCGGACCGAATCCTGCTCCGACGTATTCCTCTACACGCATCCGCTGAAGAGCGGTCTGATCCTGAAGACGAGGGACATCCGGCTGAGACCACAGGAATTGGACCTGCTGGCGGAGACCGTGGCCCTTACCTGGTTGCAGGACAAACTCCCTGTGCCTGAGTACCGGTGTTTTCACGTGGAAGGCGATACGCAGTACCTGCTCATGACGCAGTTGGAAGGCGTATCGGGAATACATCCGGAAGCGACCGGCGATCCAGCGCGCCTCGTGGAGGAGTTCGCACGGGGCCTGCGCGATGTACACGCACTGGATATCGGATCCTGTCCCATGGATTGGCGCATGTCGCGGTTCTTTCAGTGGGCGGAAGAGTTGATCGAAAGCGGTGCGCTGGACGACCAGTTAAAGGAAGGCGAGCACCGAACCATTCTTCTCGACAAACTGTCTGATATAAAGGAGGCCGTTCCGGAAGAGGAAGACCTGGTCTTCACACACGGCGATTACTGCCTGCCCAACGTCCTGTTCAAGGACGGCGAACTGACCGGATTCATAGACCTTGGTTTCGCGGGTGTCGGCGACCGGTACCTGGATTTCGTGTCCGCGAGCTGGACGATACAGAGAAACCTGGGCGAAGAGTGGATCTCCCCGTTTTTCCACGCCTATGGTCTCGAGCATCCCGACCGAGAGAAAATGGGGACCTGGCAAAGCGTTTTCGAATTTGTTTTTCAATAG
- a CDS encoding HAD family hydrolase, whose amino-acid sequence MFFDIGETILDAGSQMDALMDVHRNVLEDFGFPISQDEYRQLDDAMTRSFVPSAMHAITWHFANPDKGLYDDITRKIRSQYDEIRQIESRLYPGVDRLLEMLANDFTLGLAGNAPASVLKSLDVFGVLRWFTHTDISGSIGIMKPDQRFFETILANADTQASESVMIGDRLDNDIIPAKRIGMKTIWIRWGRYSIMEPRTPDDIPDATVADVREVSTALRSWFG is encoded by the coding sequence TTGTTCTTCGACATCGGTGAAACCATTCTGGACGCCGGATCACAGATGGACGCGTTGATGGATGTACACCGAAACGTCCTGGAGGACTTTGGCTTTCCCATATCGCAGGACGAATACCGGCAGCTGGATGATGCGATGACCAGGTCATTCGTGCCTAGTGCAATGCATGCGATTACGTGGCATTTTGCGAATCCGGATAAAGGTCTGTATGACGACATAACTCGCAAGATTCGTTCGCAATATGATGAAATCAGGCAGATCGAAAGCCGACTCTATCCCGGTGTGGATCGACTGCTTGAGATGTTGGCAAATGATTTCACCCTTGGCCTTGCTGGAAATGCGCCTGCGTCGGTACTGAAATCACTGGATGTATTCGGTGTATTGCGCTGGTTCACACATACCGACATATCCGGGAGTATTGGAATCATGAAGCCGGATCAACGGTTCTTTGAGACCATTCTCGCAAATGCGGACACGCAAGCGTCTGAATCGGTCATGATCGGCGATCGGCTCGATAACGACATCATACCGGCCAAGCGAATCGGCATGAAGACCATCTGGATTCGGTGGGGGCGTTACAGTATCATGGAACCTCGCACACCGGATGATATTCCCGATGCGACAGTGGCCGATGTGCGTGAAGTGTCTACCGCACTGCGCTCGTGGTTTGGTTGA
- a CDS encoding HAD family hydrolase has protein sequence MERAIVFDFDLTLADSTKGVIECVNFALDGMDLPRADDERIRHTIGLSLKATFQSLTGQKRNEDADVFVSRYVERADQIMADLTVVYDGVQDTTAQLIENGFELGIVSTKFRYRIEDILEREGLSDRFSIIVGGEDVTEHKPHPEGLLTAVSSLRMKTGNVYYVGDSMVDALTAERAGVPFIAVLTGTTCESDFNKLPNIAILDDVSALPRLFDALCSTSSRKRRASVCPLQAVTPFRPAIPPSTPRRNPCNRR, from the coding sequence ATGGAGAGAGCGATTGTATTTGATTTCGACCTGACGTTAGCAGATTCGACAAAAGGCGTGATAGAGTGTGTCAATTTCGCGCTGGATGGAATGGATCTGCCCCGGGCTGATGATGAGCGGATCAGGCATACCATCGGTTTGTCACTGAAGGCTACTTTTCAAAGCCTGACAGGACAAAAGCGGAATGAGGACGCCGACGTGTTCGTTAGCCGCTACGTCGAACGAGCTGACCAGATTATGGCCGATCTGACGGTGGTATATGACGGTGTTCAGGACACGACTGCTCAATTGATCGAAAACGGTTTCGAATTGGGGATCGTGTCGACCAAGTTCCGGTACAGAATAGAAGATATCCTCGAGAGAGAAGGGCTTTCAGATCGCTTCAGCATCATCGTAGGTGGAGAAGATGTAACGGAACACAAGCCGCATCCCGAAGGATTGCTAACTGCTGTGTCCAGCCTGCGTATGAAAACCGGCAATGTGTACTACGTAGGAGACAGCATGGTGGATGCGTTAACGGCCGAACGGGCCGGAGTACCCTTTATCGCCGTACTGACGGGTACTACGTGTGAAAGCGATTTTAATAAACTCCCCAACATTGCGATTCTCGACGACGTTTCAGCCTTGCCCCGTCTGTTCGATGCCCTGTGTAGTACCTCGTCTCGAAAGCGTCGAGCATCCGTATGTCCATTACAAGCAGTTACACCTTTTCGTCCGGCTATTCCGCCCTCCACTCCCCGTCGAAACCCGTGTAACCGTCGGTGA
- a CDS encoding phytanoyl-CoA dioxygenase family protein translates to MPDYNYHFHRDDVEAALACLDEHGFCVIQQLIDRDMVAALKESIDRHLDPEGDLAPASNRYHMSFAEDSEPVWDLVDNPAYMQFIRTVHGTADLCLHRSAAILRTPGEGMGRWHQDHRGHIENPQRANDVLNRYPIPSGAWFYLNGSHPDRSGIAVIEKSHYLEWDGPDGFVMGPERSGLYPEGGTPDTPYDPMSVPGCVPVLADPGDLICFASLTWHANMATRERRYSCGIGFRPKAWRIYAPWPLPASVAALAERLPDRLKHFTDGYTGFDGEWRAE, encoded by the coding sequence ATGCCCGATTACAACTATCATTTCCATCGTGATGACGTGGAGGCGGCCCTGGCCTGCCTGGATGAACACGGGTTCTGCGTCATCCAACAGCTGATCGACCGGGACATGGTCGCAGCGTTGAAGGAATCCATCGACCGGCACCTGGATCCGGAGGGCGACCTGGCCCCGGCTTCCAACCGGTACCACATGTCCTTCGCCGAGGACAGCGAGCCCGTCTGGGATCTGGTGGACAACCCGGCCTACATGCAGTTCATTCGGACCGTCCACGGCACGGCCGACCTCTGCCTGCATCGTTCCGCGGCCATCCTGCGCACGCCGGGCGAGGGCATGGGCCGCTGGCACCAGGATCACCGGGGACATATCGAAAATCCGCAGCGGGCCAATGACGTCCTCAACCGCTATCCCATCCCCAGCGGTGCATGGTTCTATCTCAACGGGAGCCATCCGGATCGCAGCGGTATCGCGGTTATCGAAAAGTCCCACTATCTCGAGTGGGACGGCCCCGACGGGTTCGTCATGGGACCGGAACGAAGCGGCCTGTACCCCGAGGGCGGTACGCCCGACACGCCCTACGACCCCATGTCCGTGCCCGGCTGCGTCCCGGTCCTCGCCGACCCGGGCGACCTGATCTGCTTCGCCTCGCTCACCTGGCATGCCAATATGGCCACCCGCGAGCGGCGCTACTCCTGCGGCATCGGTTTCCGCCCGAAAGCGTGGCGCATCTACGCGCCGTGGCCCCTTCCCGCTTCCGTCGCCGCCCTCGCCGAACGGCTACCCGATCGCCTCAAGCACTTCACCGACGGTTACACGGGTTTCGACGGGGAGTGGAGGGCGGAATAG
- a CDS encoding HAD family hydrolase — protein MTRCVLFDLDGTLIDTLNLYIRAVVQTLQATGHDLLSLEEVLALRLNSEPRLMAHFYPPDEVEGAHQRFLENYRGLHARYFDGVYPGVEGLLKSLRSQGIKLGIVSGKSRGAWEITREHTRLGAFDTLVFDDDVSAPKPDSEGLVKAISNLSASPSDTVYVGDSVDDLQAATAAGVSFFAALWSKSESETLAFEQAAAEIGPYTGLDHPGEVERLLQEAGR, from the coding sequence ATGACCCGATGTGTCCTCTTCGATCTGGATGGTACGCTGATAGACACGTTGAATCTGTATATTCGGGCGGTCGTCCAGACGCTGCAGGCGACCGGACACGACCTGTTGTCCCTGGAGGAAGTACTGGCGCTCCGCCTGAATTCCGAACCGCGCCTTATGGCCCATTTCTATCCTCCGGATGAGGTTGAAGGCGCCCACCAGCGATTCCTGGAAAACTACCGCGGACTGCACGCCAGGTACTTCGATGGCGTTTATCCCGGCGTTGAAGGACTGCTGAAATCGTTGCGAAGCCAAGGCATCAAATTGGGGATCGTTTCAGGCAAGAGCCGGGGCGCCTGGGAGATCACACGCGAACACACCCGGTTGGGCGCATTCGATACACTGGTCTTCGATGACGATGTATCCGCACCCAAACCGGATAGCGAAGGTCTCGTGAAGGCGATAAGCAACCTGAGCGCTTCACCTTCCGATACCGTCTACGTCGGCGATTCCGTCGATGACCTGCAAGCCGCGACGGCCGCGGGAGTCTCATTCTTCGCGGCCCTTTGGTCGAAATCCGAATCGGAAACGCTGGCTTTCGAGCAGGCCGCTGCGGAGATCGGCCCGTACACCGGTTTGGACCACCCCGGTGAGGTAGAGCGGCTGCTGCAGGAGGCCGGAAGGTGA
- a CDS encoding arylsulfatase, producing the protein MPNSTPNIIYILADDMGYGDMGCNNPDSKIPTPHLDLLAEGGMRFTDAHAPSSVCTPSRYALLTGRYCWRTPLQNSVLWPYDPPLIEPGRLTAAELLREQGYRTACIGKWHLGWEWATLDGKPAHEGTAVGRLDRELREERERQVDFNAPMRGGPVDCGFDTYFGVDVPNFPPYTWFEQDRLAGEPTVPKPDEMFGWPGIMKPGWSLEEMIPAFIRRAVNYIESSGPDPFFLYFPLTSPHTPIVPNAPFIGRSGSGLYGDFVCEVDWVVGQIMAALERRGIADDTLLIFTSDNGPECASAADGGSYEHARRHGHYSMGDLRGVKRDVWEGGHRVPFLARWPGVVPAGAVCDQLTTLGDFMATCADLTDVDLGEDEGEDSVSMLPLLQGETSDPVRDFAIHHSCHGTFAIRRGNWVFIDAPDGDDNREPDWFKEERGYTAHDFPGELFDLDKDISERVNRYGDHPDLVRELSQLLQRVKSEDIAERPSPAK; encoded by the coding sequence ATGCCCAATTCCACGCCCAATATCATCTACATCCTCGCCGACGACATGGGATACGGCGACATGGGGTGCAACAACCCCGATTCGAAGATCCCGACGCCCCACCTGGACCTGCTCGCCGAGGGAGGCATGCGCTTCACCGACGCCCATGCTCCTTCGAGCGTGTGCACACCGAGCCGGTATGCCCTGCTGACCGGCCGCTACTGCTGGCGCACGCCCCTGCAGAACAGCGTCCTATGGCCCTACGATCCGCCCCTGATCGAGCCCGGCCGCCTCACCGCGGCGGAATTGCTTCGCGAGCAGGGCTACCGCACCGCGTGCATCGGGAAATGGCACCTCGGTTGGGAATGGGCCACACTGGACGGGAAGCCCGCGCACGAGGGTACCGCGGTGGGCAGGCTGGACCGGGAACTGCGGGAGGAGCGGGAACGGCAGGTCGATTTCAACGCGCCCATGCGCGGGGGACCGGTTGACTGTGGATTCGACACGTACTTCGGCGTGGATGTGCCGAATTTCCCGCCCTACACCTGGTTCGAGCAGGACCGGCTCGCCGGGGAGCCGACGGTACCTAAGCCCGACGAGATGTTCGGATGGCCCGGCATCATGAAACCGGGCTGGTCGCTCGAGGAGATGATCCCCGCTTTCATACGCCGCGCGGTCAATTACATCGAATCTTCCGGACCCGATCCGTTCTTCCTCTACTTCCCGCTCACGTCGCCCCACACGCCCATCGTGCCCAACGCGCCGTTCATTGGACGGAGCGGCTCGGGGCTTTACGGCGACTTCGTCTGCGAGGTGGACTGGGTGGTGGGCCAGATCATGGCTGCCCTGGAGCGCCGCGGAATCGCCGACGACACGCTGCTGATCTTCACCAGCGACAACGGACCGGAATGCGCCTCGGCCGCGGACGGCGGGAGCTACGAACACGCGCGCCGCCACGGTCATTACAGCATGGGGGACCTACGCGGCGTCAAGCGCGACGTCTGGGAAGGCGGACATCGGGTCCCCTTCCTTGCCCGGTGGCCGGGTGTTGTACCCGCCGGCGCGGTCTGCGACCAGCTCACCACCCTGGGCGACTTCATGGCGACCTGTGCCGACCTGACCGACGTCGATCTCGGGGAGGACGAAGGCGAGGACAGCGTGAGCATGCTTCCGCTGTTGCAGGGGGAGACCAGTGATCCGGTGCGGGATTTCGCCATTCACCACAGCTGCCACGGAACCTTCGCCATCCGCAGAGGCAACTGGGTCTTCATCGATGCCCCGGACGGAGACGACAACCGCGAACCCGACTGGTTCAAGGAGGAGCGGGGCTATACCGCCCACGACTTCCCCGGCGAACTCTTCGATCTCGATAAGGACATTTCGGAACGGGTAAACCGGTACGGCGACCATCCCGATCTCGTCCGGGAGTTGTCGCAGTTGCTGCAAAGGGTGAAGTCGGAAGACATCGCGGAAAGGCCCTCTCCCGCGAAATGA